The genome window CTTTAGCAGCAGCGCAAAGAATCGCCCGTGTCGGTAATTGGGAATGCGATTTCTCTGCCAATACAACTACTTGGTCGGAAGAGTTATCTCGGATTTTTGGGATCGATCTAACCCAGCCTGCGCCAACACTAACTGAGTTTTCGCAATACGTGCATCCGGACGATCGACAAAAGTGGCAAACAACGATCGACACTGCTATTGCTAGCGGGCAATCTTACACTTTGGAATATCGAATTCTGCGACCGGAACCGAAAATTGCTGCGGATAATTCCCCGTCACAAATAAGTGAAGCAGGCTTCATCCGCTACATCGAAGCAAGAGGAGAAGTAGTTGTCAACCAAGAAGGGGAAGTGACAAAACTCTTCACAACTTTGATGGACATTACTCCACGCAAGCTGGCAGAAATAGCCCTAGCAGAGAGCGAAGAAAAATACCGTCATTTAGTTGAAACTTCCCAAGATATTATCTGGTCTTGCAATGCTGAAGGGCACATTACTTTTGTGAACCAAGCAGTTAAACAAATATACGGTTACGAGCCTGAAGAAATGCTTGGTTGTTCTTTTAGCGATTTCTTGGCTCCAGGAGAAATAGACTGGAAATGGGAACTTCAGCAGCGCTTGCTGACGGGAAAAACTGTGTTTCAGTACGAAAATATAGTATTAGGAAAAGACGGCAGAAAGATTGATGTAAATACCAAGGCGATCGCGCGCATGGACGCTGAAGGAAACATCATCGGCACAACAGGCACTGCTAGCGATATTACCGAACGAAAACAAGCTGAAATAGTCCTGCAAAAAGCCAAAGAAGAAGCCGACAGAGCGAACAGGGCAAAAAGCGAATTTCTCTCGAATATGAGCCACGAATTGCGAACTCCCCTCAACGCAATTCTCGGTTTCAGCCAACTGCTGGCCCGCGACCCAGACCTCGGTGCCGACCAACAGCAATACTTAGGAATTATTACCCAGAGCGGGGAACATTTGCTCGTTCTGATCAACAATATTCTGCAAATGTCAAAAATTGAAGTCGGGCTGGTGACACTTAATAACAGCACCTTCGACTTGCACAAAATGCTAAAAAATACTGAAAATATGCTGAAGCTGCAAGCCGAAAAAAAAGGGTTGCAGTTAATTTTTGATTGCCCCCCAGATCTACCTCAATATATAGAAACTGACGAAAGCAAGTTGCGACAAGTATTGATCAATGTAGTCGCAAATGCTATTAAGTTTACTGCGGAAGGTGGTGTTAATTTGAGAGTCAAACATGAGGGTTTAAAAACTAAAAATTATGGAGATATTCCGCCAAGTGAAAGTTGCTGCTTGCTATTTGAAGTTGAAGACACTGGTTCAGGAATTTCTGCGGAAGAAATGGAGAATTTGTTTAAACCTTTCGCGCAAACAGAAAGCGGGAAAAAAGCTCAAGAAGGAACTGGTTTAGGCTTGCCAATCAGCAAGCAGTTCGTTCAGTTAATGGGAGGGAAAATGACGGTAACAAGCACCCTCGGTCGCGGCAGCATTTTTAGATTTGATGTTAAAGTTTCGCTCCCTAATGCAGTGGAAATTCAGGTGGCTCAAACAGCTCGCCGAGTGGTGGGTCTCGAACCCGGACAGCCAGAATACCGGATTTTAGCTGTTGACGATCGCCTGGAAAGCCGCTTGCTGTTGGTCAGAATGCTGACATCGCTCGGCTTTGCGGTGCAGGAAGCTGAAAATGGCGTTCAAGCTGTGGAAATGTGGTCGAGTTGGGAACCTCATTTGATTTGGATGGATATGCGGATGCCGGTGATGGACGGTTACGAAGCTACTAAACAGATTAAAGCGCATTTGAAAGGTCAAGCAACGGTGATTATTGCTCTGACTGCAAGTGCTTTTGATGAAGAGCGATCTGTAATTTTGTCTGCTGGTTGCGATGATTTTGTAGCGAAGCCTTTTCGGGAGCAAGTGATTCTGGAAAAGATGGCTAAGTATCTGGGAGTCCGCTATGTTTACGATCGAGAAGCTTCGCTAAGTCCTGATGCTGCGGTGTCCGCCGAGGTTTCCACGGCAACTGAAACGGCTGATTTGGCTTTTACGCTCAATACTTCATTTTTGGAATCTATGCCTGCTGAATGGGTTGATGAGTTGTATTCTGCGGCGGATGCGGTGGATAACGAGGAGATTTTTCGGCTGTTGTTGTCGATTCCTCCTATTAATGCTAGTTTCGGCAGCGCGATCGCCGATTTGGCGAATAACTTCCGGTGCGATCGGATTATCGATTTGATTGAG of Oscillatoria nigro-viridis PCC 7112 contains these proteins:
- a CDS encoding PAS domain S-box protein: MNNKPVIICVDDEPIILESLKIELKKTLGEEHLLETAEGGEDALELIEELLAEGCEIVAVISDYLMPNIKGDELLKQIHIISPKSIKIMLTGQADLEAVANTIKYAKLYRYISKPWQSEDLKLTVKEAINSYFREKQLAEQNAQLQKLNQELETLVEERTAQLRLSEEKFAKAFRSSPNPITITRLNDGRYLEINEAFCQTIGYSAAEILDRTALDLNLWQNIPARAELFKMLDETKIVLNYEFDFRTKIGELRTGLLSAEIIDIHGETCVISVIQDISDRKLAEEKLRAVAASLAAAQRIARVGNWECDFSANTTTWSEELSRIFGIDLTQPAPTLTEFSQYVHPDDRQKWQTTIDTAIASGQSYTLEYRILRPEPKIAADNSPSQISEAGFIRYIEARGEVVVNQEGEVTKLFTTLMDITPRKLAEIALAESEEKYRHLVETSQDIIWSCNAEGHITFVNQAVKQIYGYEPEEMLGCSFSDFLAPGEIDWKWELQQRLLTGKTVFQYENIVLGKDGRKIDVNTKAIARMDAEGNIIGTTGTASDITERKQAEIVLQKAKEEADRANRAKSEFLSNMSHELRTPLNAILGFSQLLARDPDLGADQQQYLGIITQSGEHLLVLINNILQMSKIEVGLVTLNNSTFDLHKMLKNTENMLKLQAEKKGLQLIFDCPPDLPQYIETDESKLRQVLINVVANAIKFTAEGGVNLRVKHEGLKTKNYGDIPPSESCCLLFEVEDTGSGISAEEMENLFKPFAQTESGKKAQEGTGLGLPISKQFVQLMGGKMTVTSTLGRGSIFRFDVKVSLPNAVEIQVAQTARRVVGLEPGQPEYRILAVDDRLESRLLLVRMLTSLGFAVQEAENGVQAVEMWSSWEPHLIWMDMRMPVMDGYEATKQIKAHLKGQATVIIALTASAFDEERSVILSAGCDDFVAKPFREQVILEKMAKYLGVRYVYDREASLSPDAAVSAEVSTATETADLAFTLNTSFLESMPAEWVDELYSAADAVDNEEIFRLLLSIPPINASFGSAIADLANNFRCDRIIDLIEEFRNC